A genomic stretch from Lathyrus oleraceus cultivar Zhongwan6 chromosome 2, CAAS_Psat_ZW6_1.0, whole genome shotgun sequence includes:
- the LOC127118927 gene encoding endonuclease 2, with protein sequence MGLHRIQLVLVIAIATVSFMLLLPNTQGWGEEGHYTVCKIAQARLSNTAAEAVKELLPKSAENDLASMCSWPDNVRKQFPWSSSLHFANTPDLTCNYQNERDCMDARTGAKGRCVVGAITNYTNQLLHYGSNTESTYNLTESLLFLSHFMGDIHQPLHCGFLSDKGGNTIIVQWFENKQNLHQVWDNSIIESEVERFYNSELGEFIDAIQTNIMKVWGNQVEEWENCISNDIACPITYASESNEDACKWAYKDAAEGSVLEDDYFRTRFPIINLRLAQGGIRLAATLNRIFDKHQYVMSL encoded by the exons ATGGGTCTTCACAGAATTCAGCTAGTGCTGGTAATAGCCATAGCCACAGTTTCATTCATGCTTTTGCTTCCAAACACACAAGGATGGGGAGAGGAAGGACATTACACTGTTTGTAAGATTGCTCAGGCTCGTCTCAGCAACACAGCTGCTGAGGCCGTGAAAGAGTTATTACCAAAATCAGCCGAAAATGACTTGGCCAGTATGTGCTCATGGCCAGACAATGTTAGAAAACAGTTTCCTTGGTCTTCTTCTTTGCACTTTGCTAATACTCCTGATTTGACTTGCAATTACCAAAATGAAA GGGATTGTATGGATGCAAGAACAGGAGCCAAAGGACGATGCGTGGTGGGGGCAATTACTAATTACACCAACCAGCTTCTTCACTATGGCAGTAACACAGAATCTACAT ATAACCTCACAGAATCTCTTCTATTCCTTTCACATTTTATGGGAGACATTCATCAGCCTCTACATTGTGGCTTTCTCTCGGACAAAGGAGGCAATACAATAATTGTTCAGTGGTTCGAAAATAAACAAAATCTTCACCAA GTTTGGGACAATAGCATAATTGAGAGTGAAGTTGAAAGATTCTATAACTCTGAGTTGGGAGAATTCATTGATGCGATTCAAACCAATATTATG AAGGTATGGGGCAATCAAGTAGAAGAATGGGAGAACTGCATCTCTAACGACATCGCATGCCCAATCAC ATATGCATCTGAAAGTAACGAAGATGCTTGCAAATGGGCGTATAAAGATGCCGCGGAAGGCTCCGTATTAGAAG ATGATTACTTTCGGACACGCTTCCCGATAATAAATTTGCGATTAGCTCAAGGAGGAATTCGATTAGCAGCAACTCTCAATCGTATTTTTGACAAGCATCAATATGTGATGTCATTGTAG